In Corylus avellana chromosome ca2, CavTom2PMs-1.0, the following proteins share a genomic window:
- the LOC132169703 gene encoding germin-like protein subfamily 1 member 13, with translation MGPLQDICVAIDDHKSETAVFVNGKFCKDLKYAEAKDFFFSGLQNPGNTDNRVGSNVTTVNVDQIPSLNTLSISLARIDYALYGQNSSHTHPRGTEILVVVDGSLLVGFVTSNTENRLFTKVLNKGDVFVFPIGLIHFQFNVGHSNALAFAALSSQNAGVITIADTVFGSDPSINPDFLAKAFQLDKNIVEDLQKKFE, from the exons CCCACTTCAGGACATTTGTGTTGCAATTGATGACCACAAGTCTGAAACTGctg TGTTCGTCAATGGAAAATTCTGCAAGGATTTGAAGTATGCCGAGGCTaaagatttctttttctctggGCTCCAAAATCCTGGGAATACAGACAATCGAGTTGGGTCAAATGTCACTACTGTGAATGTGGACCAAATACCAAGCCTCAACACTCTAAGTATATCTTTGGCTCGTATTGACTACGCACTATATGGCCAAAATTCTTCCCACACTCACCCTCGTGGTACTGAGATTTTGGTAGTCGTAGATGGTTCTCTCTTAGTTGGATTTGTCACATCCAACACTGAGAACCGCCTTTTCACCAAAGTTCTAAACAAGGGAGATGTCTTTGTGTTCCCAATTGGTCTAATTCACTTCCAGTTCAATGTGGGACACTCCAATGCTCTAGCCTTTGCTGCTTTGAGTAGCCAGAATGCAGGTGTCATCACGATTGCAGACACTGTATTTGGATCTGATCCTTCCATCAATCCTGATTTTCTCGCCAAGGCCTTCCAACTTGACAAGAATATTGTTGAAGATCTTCAGAAAAAGTTCGAATGa